The Chitinophaga niabensis genomic interval CTTCCCCTGAAAGCACAAAAGGACAGTGTTCAGCGTGTTATTAATAAGGAAGTGTGGGTACCCTTTATCAAAGCATTCAACGAAGGGAACACGGAGGCTTTCCTTGCGGTGCACAGCAAGGATGTTTCCCGTGTAGTGGAGAATTCCATCTGGGATTATAAGGAGTATGCACAGCATACCCGGGAGGGCAATGCAGCCATGAAAGAGCATAAACAGGCACAAAAGCTGGAACTCCGTTTTACCCGCAGGGTGGTGAATGGAAACAGGGCCTATGATGTGGGTTATTATAAAGGTACGGCTACAGATGCAGATGGCACATCGCGCAGTTATTATGGCAAATTCACGGTATTATTGAGGAAAGAGAAGGGGCAATGGAAGATCCTGATGGACCAGGATTCCCCGGAAGATGCCAGTGAGGCTACTTTTCAGAAGGCTTCGCCGATGGAGTAACCCAATATGTCCCTCAAAAAGACATCTTCTTTTACTTTCTCATAAAAATGAGTACTTTTCGGTCTTACATCCAATAATACCATGCGCTCATTATTATTCCTCAGCATTATTATCCTCGGCTTCCGGCTGTCCACCTCAGCACAGCAATTCAAAAAGGGAGACAGGGTTTGTTTCGTTGGAAACAGCATTACCCACAACGGAGATTTCTGGCATAACGTACAACTCTACTACAACACGCGCTATCCGCAACTGGGCGTAGCGTTCTTCAACTGCGGCATTTCAGGAGATGTAACAGCCGGGATCCTTCGCCGGATGGATGAGGATATCCTTATCCATAATCCCACCTGGGCCGTGATCATGATCGGGATGAACGATGTGAACAGGCCGCTCTACGATGCAAAAAGAAGGGACGAACCGGGCATAAAAGAAAAACAACAGGAAGCCCTGGTGGTCTACAAAAGGAACCTGGACAGTATTATCAATATCTTCCTGGCCAAAGGGGTGAAAGTGATCCTGCAAACGCCTTCTATTTACGACCAGACTTCCAAAATGGCGTCCAATAACCTCTTTGGTGCAAACGATGCTTTGAAGACCTGTGCCGGCTACATCAAAGAATTTGCTGCAAAGTATAAACTACAGGTAGTGGATTACTGGACGATGCTCTCTACACTGAATGCACAGGTACAGCAAACAGATTCCATGGCCACGCTGATCAGCCAGGACAGGGTACATCCTGCCGGAGTAGGGCATTTGCTGATGGGCTGGGAATTCCTGAAAACCATTAAAGCGCCGGCAGTAGTAGCGAACATTGTAGTAGACCAGGATACAAAAATGAGCCAGGGCAAAAGCGCCAACTGCGTGATCTCTGACCTGAAACGTGATAGATCCACCATCTCTTTTACTGTATTGGAAAAGGCCCTGCCTTTCCCGGTGCGGGAAGATCAGCAGAAAGCGCTGGAACTTGTGCCATTTACAGATAACCTGAACAGGGATATAGTACAGTTCAATTACCTGGACCCGGGTAATTACGTGCTGCAGATTGATGATGTGGAAATTGGAAAATACTTTTCCGGAGAGCTGCAAAGAGGGCTAAACCTTGCGCTGGTACCTAATTCCCCGCAATATCAACAGGCCCTGAAAGTACAGGCTTTGTACCAGAAACACTGGAAGCTGGAAGGTCAGATGCGCTTGCTTCGCCTGATGGAATACCGCCATCTCAATGTGGTAAAGGGTAAGGAGAAACTGGAAAACGTGCAGCATTACTTTGATACGGCGTTGGTGAAAAAGCCGGATACGGATGGCATGAAGAAGAATTTCATCCAGTACCTGAAGGACAAACCGAAGGAGGCTGAGATCATGCAGGCACTGAAGGGCTCACTGGATTCTCTGCCACTGCTGAATAAAACAGTAGCACATAAGTTTGTATTGAAGAAGCAGTAGAACAAATTCCTGCTAAACAAACAGCGCAAACACACTTTCTATAAAGCATTTCGGCCTGATATCGTTGAGATATCAGGCCGAAGTATTTTATCCTGGTTCGTAGAAGGTCTGCAAATTCAGCCTGAGTTTTTTACTTAGTCGCATCATTCACTTCCACCCAATATCCATCCGGGTCCTGCAAATAGATCTGTTTCACGCCATCTACCCTTACCGTCAGTTTTTTCTTTTCCCCTGCCCAGTTGATATATTCCATCCCTGCTTTTTCCAGCCGTTCAATAAACGCTTCCACAGAAGGCACACTGAAACAGATATGTGTATTCCGGTCGCCCTGCTGTTTGGCCTTTGCGCCTGCGATCAGGTGTAAATGGCTGGCAGGTCCAACGGCGAACCAGGTATGTTTGCCGTCATGGAAAGGTTCGGGAATGGTATCCAGCCCCAGCAGATCGCGGTAAAATACAGTGGCTTTCTGCAGGTCCTGCACATATAGGGCAATATGGTTCAAAACAGGGCGTGTTCTGCTTTGCGCGGCAACAGTGAGTGCGGCGCAGGAGAAAAGACCAAGAAGAAGGATTTTTTTCATAACGGAAGACAAGATACTTATCTCCTGTTATATAAAGGAACTCTTTTAGGAAGATTTAACGGAATGATCAGGAGGATGGACATGAGGAAGGTAACGGTTATAAAGAACCCGCCTACCAGTACCAGCGTGGTGGAATCCTTGCCGGCGGAAACCACGTCGTTGGCTTCATCCGCCAGTGCCAGTGAAAAGTAGATAGCCGCAAAAAGTACAATGCCGCCAACAGCCATTCTGGCCACCTCGGATTTAAAGAACAGGAGTGTGCCGAAAATTAATACCAGGATAAGTGAGAGGAAGTTGATAGCAGCACCGCCGATTTGGATAGCAATGGCCAGGGCAATGAAATAGATACAGGGGAGGTAATGTCTTAAAAGTGTCGATTTTTTCATCTGTATTGGGATTATTATGGGATTAGTAGGAGTAAGATAGCCCCATTCTTCCTGTTTTCCTATAACATTTTTGTGCCTATTTTTGGTAATTTCGCCCCACTATACAACAGTAAATTTCTATATGGCAAATAGCTTGTATGAATTTGGAATGATCGGTTTGGGCGTGATGGGGCGTAATCTCCTGCTCAATATGGCGGATCACGGGTTCGCCGTGATCGGCTTCGATAAAGACGCTGAAAAGGGCAAGGCCCTGGAATCGTCTGCCACAGCGGGCACCCGCGTAAAAGGAGTGGTAACGCTGGAAGACATGATCAACCAGCTGCAAAGCCCCCGGAAGATCATGATGCTCGTTCCGGCCGGCAAACCGGTGGACGATGTGCTGGAAGCCCTGAAGCCTTTGCTTTCTCCGGGAGACATTATTATAGATGGTGGGAATTCCCATTATACAGATACCCTCCGCAGGGTGATCTCTGTGAAAGCTGCCGGATTCCATTTCATGGGAGTGGGCGTTTCCGGGGGAGAACAGGGAGCCAGAACAGGCCCCAGTATTATGCCGGGAGGAGACCAGGAGGCTTACGCTCATGTAAAACCCTTACTGGAAGCCATTGCAGCCAAAGTGAACAACGAACCCTGCGTGGCCTATCTCGGAAAAGGTGCTGCCGGCCATTATGTGAAAATGGTGCACAATGGTATTGAATATGCCATTATGCAACTGATCAGCGAAAGCTATGAGCTGCTGAAAAAAGCAGGCCTGAACAACGACCAACTCCATGAAGTATATAAAGAGTGGAACAGCGGCCCCATGCAATCCTACCTGCTGGAGATCACGGCAGACATCTTCTTACAGAACGACGATAAATCCGGCCAGCGGATGATAGACGTGATCCTGGATAAAGCAGGGTCTAAAGGAACGGGTAAATGGACTTCGCAGGATGCGATGGACCTGGCTGTTCCCGCTACCATCATTGATACGGCTGTATCCATGCGTACTATTTCTGCTTATAAAGAAGAAAGGGTAGCAGCGTCTAAGATCTACAAAGAACCTAATATTCCCATTTCTACCGAAACCAGTCTGTTCATTTCCCAGGTAAAAGATGCGTTGCAGTTTGCCACCATTATGTGTTATGCACAGGGCATGGCCATGCTGCACAGTGCCTCTTCCGCATTGGAAATGGATATTCCTTTACCGGAAGCGCTGAAAGTATGGAGAGGTGGTTGTATCATCCGTTCTGCCCTGTTGAGTGTTTTCTACGATGCGCTGAAACAGGCCCCGGAATTACCGAACCTTTTGCTGAATACCGCAGTAGCGGAAGAAGTGAAGAGCAAAGAGCATAACATGCGTGCCGTACTGGTACAGGCTACGCAAACCGGTTCTCCGGCTGCAGGGTTCATGGCAGCGCTCTCTTATTTCGATGCTTACCGCAGCGAAAAGCTCCCTACTAACCTGGTGCAGGCGCAACGTGATTACTTCGGCGCCCACACTTATCAACGTATAGATATGCCCGGTAGTTTCCATACCACCTGGCTGCATCATTAATCATTTTTACTTTTTTTATGCAACAACATAAACGTCCGCCCGCTTCCATCCTTTTCATTTTCGGCGGCAGCGGCGACCTGAATTACCGGAAACTAACACCTGCGTTGTACAATCTGTTCCTCGATGAATGGATGCCTGATAAATTTGCTATTGTGGGAATTGGCCGTACAGAGTACAGCGCCGAAGATTACCGCAGTCATTTAACAGAAGGGATCGCGAAGTTCTCCCGCCGTAAGGAAGAACAGAATGGCCATTACAAGCAATTCTTTGAACATGTGAACTACCTGCAGCTGGATGCCGGGGATGTTGCATCCTACCAGCGTATTGCAGATTATGTACAACAGAAAGAACAGGAGTGGGGCGTACATCCTAACGTAATATTCTACCTGGCCGT includes:
- a CDS encoding VOC family protein; translation: MKKILLLGLFSCAALTVAAQSRTRPVLNHIALYVQDLQKATVFYRDLLGLDTIPEPFHDGKHTWFAVGPASHLHLIAGAKAKQQGDRNTHICFSVPSVEAFIERLEKAGMEYINWAGEKKKLTVRVDGVKQIYLQDPDGYWVEVNDATK
- a CDS encoding YybH family protein; the protein is MQRILLSIILPLLFALPLKAQKDSVQRVINKEVWVPFIKAFNEGNTEAFLAVHSKDVSRVVENSIWDYKEYAQHTREGNAAMKEHKQAQKLELRFTRRVVNGNRAYDVGYYKGTATDADGTSRSYYGKFTVLLRKEKGQWKILMDQDSPEDASEATFQKASPME
- a CDS encoding SGNH/GDSL hydrolase family protein, which encodes MRSLLFLSIIILGFRLSTSAQQFKKGDRVCFVGNSITHNGDFWHNVQLYYNTRYPQLGVAFFNCGISGDVTAGILRRMDEDILIHNPTWAVIMIGMNDVNRPLYDAKRRDEPGIKEKQQEALVVYKRNLDSIINIFLAKGVKVILQTPSIYDQTSKMASNNLFGANDALKTCAGYIKEFAAKYKLQVVDYWTMLSTLNAQVQQTDSMATLISQDRVHPAGVGHLLMGWEFLKTIKAPAVVANIVVDQDTKMSQGKSANCVISDLKRDRSTISFTVLEKALPFPVREDQQKALELVPFTDNLNRDIVQFNYLDPGNYVLQIDDVEIGKYFSGELQRGLNLALVPNSPQYQQALKVQALYQKHWKLEGQMRLLRLMEYRHLNVVKGKEKLENVQHYFDTALVKKPDTDGMKKNFIQYLKDKPKEAEIMQALKGSLDSLPLLNKTVAHKFVLKKQ
- the gndA gene encoding NADP-dependent phosphogluconate dehydrogenase, which codes for MANSLYEFGMIGLGVMGRNLLLNMADHGFAVIGFDKDAEKGKALESSATAGTRVKGVVTLEDMINQLQSPRKIMMLVPAGKPVDDVLEALKPLLSPGDIIIDGGNSHYTDTLRRVISVKAAGFHFMGVGVSGGEQGARTGPSIMPGGDQEAYAHVKPLLEAIAAKVNNEPCVAYLGKGAAGHYVKMVHNGIEYAIMQLISESYELLKKAGLNNDQLHEVYKEWNSGPMQSYLLEITADIFLQNDDKSGQRMIDVILDKAGSKGTGKWTSQDAMDLAVPATIIDTAVSMRTISAYKEERVAASKIYKEPNIPISTETSLFISQVKDALQFATIMCYAQGMAMLHSASSALEMDIPLPEALKVWRGGCIIRSALLSVFYDALKQAPELPNLLLNTAVAEEVKSKEHNMRAVLVQATQTGSPAAGFMAALSYFDAYRSEKLPTNLVQAQRDYFGAHTYQRIDMPGSFHTTWLHH